From Brienomyrus brachyistius isolate T26 chromosome 21, BBRACH_0.4, whole genome shotgun sequence, the proteins below share one genomic window:
- the rubcn gene encoding run domain Beclin-1-interacting and cysteine-rich domain-containing protein isoform X1: MMPPNRQALHPGHHEANGSMTRAGRRCSSMYRRERWKLLSSLKTTVEGLLSTNNPNVWSRYGGLQRLHKDFNNILSHGLKQEQVYSKQKDFWRFVWCIRQVSPHLAVHVEQFSHLEPVLGSGAMGVGEAHKAERWLLHSLQVHCLSGQLRPLLKCTANTRKFYNDEAFLLSEPHVGAMFQCLEAVEQNDPRLLALVDTGMLSSLREPLPGLPKSHSLCMLPLAGGGGLGGLPPRCLTVSQSSLQDGHTGSLLSDGSSGAPWACRSGQQGPPDSTSSPPEPQISVTEASPTQPGDVGDSADGDLDDGPEYLAIGNLGRRRWRRDSAGSASGVTGEGPAIRSTSTTLAPPPVRCSSFTEGLGTSVRSSRGHSRSLSDTGVALKHGQGGRHRNITVIVEDPIAESSSSSSNGRAAKDHGSFSASSGETGTLGSLYMESEGSQHSGTSESMFRRPSKGQSLISYLSEQDFGSCADLEKENAHFSISESLIAAIELMKCNLRRRPRAGEEDEEEEEGDSDCEIQQLKQKIRLRRQQIRSKRDVRSQRAFTSTGSASGRSSQNSVHLSDSASSEDIEECELKDDSEGGSLLVVSRNGLSLSLASLFSDADIRRGAACTTSSGRSFLSSESISPSLLQSNSAESVAMGLLRQFEGMQLPAASEFEWLVPEHDAPQKLLPLPKSLPISPDDGEHADIYKLRIRVRGNLEWAPPRPQIIFNIHAAPKRKVVVAKQNYRCAGCGIRIDPDFIKRLRYCEYLGRYFCQCCHDNAQAVVPGRVLKKWDFSKYPVSNFARDLLGKIASDPLFNPNDVNGGLYKKVKALESVRLLRLQLSHMKVLLKTCRFATKLLDQFDAIPCHLTEDLHLFSLNDLKAVRKGELGPRLQELLRQGTAHVADCVLCQAKGFVCEFCGNDQDIIFPFELSKCRACEECHACYHRGCFRAGLGCPRCRRFAERREKLARRNMEDQEDEGGG, from the exons ATGATGCCGCCTAATCGGCAGGCGCTACACCCCGGTCACCATGAAGCTAATGGTTCAATGACCCGAGCTGGGCGGCGGTGTTCATCGATGTACCG GCGAGAGCGCTGGAAGCTACTCTCCAGCCTGAAGACCACGGTGGAGGGTCTGCTGTCCACCAACAACCCCAATGTGTGGTCCCGCTACGGTGGCCTGCAGCGGCTCCACAAGGACTTCAACAACATTCTGAGCCATGGCCTGAAGCAGGAGCAG GTTTACAGTAAACAGAAGGATTTCTGGCGGTTTGTGTGGTGCATCCGTCAGGTCAGcccccacctggctgttcaCGTCGAGCAG TTCAGCCACCTGGAGCcggtgctgggcagtggggctaTGGGCGTGGGGGAGGCGCACAAGGCAGAGCGCTGGCTGCTGCACAGCCTGCAGGTCCACTGTCTGTCCGGCCAGCTGCGGCCGCTGCTGAAATGCACCGCCAACACGCGCAAGTTCTACAATG ATGAGGCCTTCCTATTGAGCGAGCCTCATGTGGGAGCCATGTTCCAGTGTCTGGAGGCCGTGGAGCAGAATGACCCCCGGCTGCTGGCCCTTGTGGACACGGGCATG TTGTCGTCCCTAAGGGAGCCGCTGCCCGGCCTGCCAAAGAGCCACAGCCTCTGCATGTTGCCTTTGGCCGGTGGGGGGGGCCTGGGGGGGCTACCGCCACGGTGCCTCACTGTCTCCCAGTCGTCCCTGCAGGACGGCCACACAG GGTCCCTCCTGTCAGATGGTTCCTCTGGGGCACCCTGGGCTTGCAGATCTGGCCAGCAAGGACCGCCTGACTCGACCAGCTCCCCGCCAGAGCCCCAGATCTCTGTGACGGAGGCTAGCCCAACTCAGCCCGGAGACGTTGGGGACTCTGCGGACGGCGATCTGGACGACGGGCCCGAGTACCTGGCAATAGGGAACCTCGGCCGGCGGAGGTGGCGGCGCGACTCTGCAGGCTCCGCCTCGGGCGTGACGGGGGAGGGGCCTGCGATTCGGTCTACCTCGACCACCCTGGCCCCACCACCGGTCCGCTGTTCCTCCTTCACGGAGGGCCTGGGGACGTCCGTCCGCAGCAGCCGGGGACACAGTCGGTCCCTTTCCGACACCGGGGTGGCCCTGAAGCACGGTCAAG GAGGGAGACACAGGAACATCACCGTTATAGTAGAGGACCCTATAGCAG AGTCGTCGTCGTCGTCCTCAAATGGCCGTGCGGCGAAAGACCACGGCTCCTTCTCGGCCTCGAGCGGCGAGACCGGCACCCTCGGCTCGCTCTACATGGAGTCGG AGGGCTCCCAGCACAGCGGCACTTCGGAGAGTATGTTCCGGCGGCCCTCCAAGGGTCAGAGCCTCATCAGCTACCTCTCAGAGCAGGACTTCGGCAGCTGTGCCGATCTTGAAAAG gagaatGCCCATTTCAGCATATCGGAGTCACTGATCGCCGCCATCGAGTTGATGAAATGTAACCTGCGGCGCCGGCCACGGGCGggggaggaggatgaggaggaggaggagggcgaCAGTGACTGCGAGATTCAGCAGCTGAAGCAGAAGATCCGTCTGCGCAGGCAGCAGATCCGCAGCAAGCGTGATGTGCGGTCGCAGAGAG CCTTCACCTCCACGGGCAGTGCCTCGGGTCGCAGCTCCCAGAATTCCGTGCACCTCTCTGACTCCGCCTCCAGCGAGGACATCGAGGAGTGCGAGCTGAAAG ATGACAGCGAGGGCGGATCCCTGCTGGTGGTGTCCCGGAACGGGCTTTCTCTATCACTCGCCTCTCTATTCTCAG ACGCCGACATCAGGCGGGGTGCGGCCTGCACCACCAGCAGCGGCAGATCGTTCCTCAGCTCTGAGTCCAT tTCGCCCTCCCTCTTGCAGTCCAACTCGGCCGAGTCGGTGGCCATGGGTTTGCTGCGTCAGTTCGAGGGGATGCAGCTACCAGCCGCCTCCGAATTCGAATGGCTGGTTCCGGAGCATGATGCCCCTCAGAAG CTACTGCCCCTCCCCAAATCCCTGCCCATCTCTCCCGACGACGGGGAACACGCTGACATCTACAAGCTGCGGATCCGGGTGCGAGGGAACCTGGAGTGGGCTCCTCCTCGGCCTCAAATCATCTTCAACATCCACGCTGCGCCTAA GAGGAAGGTggttgtggccaagcagaactACCGGTGCGCCGGCTGTGGGATCCGCATTGACCCAG ATTTCATTAAGAGGCTGCGCTACTGCGAGTACCTGGGCCGCTACTTCTGCCAGTGTTGCCACGACAACGCCCAAGCCGTGGTGCCCGGCCGGGTGCTGAAGAAGTGGGACTTCAGCAAATACCCCGTCAGCAACTTCGCCAGGGACCTGCTGGGCAAGATCGCCAGCGACCCGCTCTTCAACCCCAACGACGTCAATGGCGGCCTCTACAAGAAGGTCAAGGCACTGGAAAGCGTGCGG CTCCTGAGGCTGCAGCTGTCCCACATGAAGGTTCTTCTGAAGACATGCCGCTTCGCCACAAA GCTACTGGATCAGTTTGACGCCATCCCCTGCCACCTGACCGAGGACCTGCACCTCTTCTCTCTCAACGACCTCAAGGCCGTCCGCAAAGGCGAGCTGGGCCCACGGCTGCAGGAGCTGCTCCGCCAGGGCACGGCGCACGTGGCGGACTGTGTG CTCTGCCAGGCTAAGGGCTTCGTCTGCGAGTTCTGTGGCAATGACCAGGACATCATCTTCCCCTTCGAGCTCAGCAAGTGCAGAGCATGTGAAG AGTGCCACGCCTGCTACCACCGGGGCTGCTTCCGGGCCGGCCTGGGGTGCCCCCGGTGCCGGCGATTCGCGGAGAGGAGGGAGAAGCTGGCCAGGCGGAACATGGAGGATCAGGAGGATGAGGGCGGGGGATAG
- the rubcn gene encoding run domain Beclin-1-interacting and cysteine-rich domain-containing protein isoform X2, translating into MMPPNRQALHPGHHEANGSMTRAGRRCSSMYRRERWKLLSSLKTTVEGLLSTNNPNVWSRYGGLQRLHKDFNNILSHGLKQEQVYSKQKDFWRFVWCIRQVSPHLAVHVEQFSHLEPVLGSGAMGVGEAHKAERWLLHSLQVHCLSGQLRPLLKCTANTRKFYNDEAFLLSEPHVGAMFQCLEAVEQNDPRLLALVDTGMLSSLREPLPGLPKSHSLCMLPLAGGGGLGGLPPRCLTVSQSSLQDGHTGSLLSDGSSGAPWACRSGQQGPPDSTSSPPEPQISVTEASPTQPGDVGDSADGDLDDGPEYLAIGNLGRRRWRRDSAGSASGVTGEGPAIRSTSTTLAPPPVRCSSFTEGLGTSVRSSRGHSRSLSDTGVALKHGQESSSSSSNGRAAKDHGSFSASSGETGTLGSLYMESEGSQHSGTSESMFRRPSKGQSLISYLSEQDFGSCADLEKENAHFSISESLIAAIELMKCNLRRRPRAGEEDEEEEEGDSDCEIQQLKQKIRLRRQQIRSKRDVRSQRAFTSTGSASGRSSQNSVHLSDSASSEDIEECELKDDSEGGSLLVVSRNGLSLSLASLFSDADIRRGAACTTSSGRSFLSSESISPSLLQSNSAESVAMGLLRQFEGMQLPAASEFEWLVPEHDAPQKLLPLPKSLPISPDDGEHADIYKLRIRVRGNLEWAPPRPQIIFNIHAAPKRKVVVAKQNYRCAGCGIRIDPDFIKRLRYCEYLGRYFCQCCHDNAQAVVPGRVLKKWDFSKYPVSNFARDLLGKIASDPLFNPNDVNGGLYKKVKALESVRLLRLQLSHMKVLLKTCRFATKLLDQFDAIPCHLTEDLHLFSLNDLKAVRKGELGPRLQELLRQGTAHVADCVLCQAKGFVCEFCGNDQDIIFPFELSKCRACEECHACYHRGCFRAGLGCPRCRRFAERREKLARRNMEDQEDEGGG; encoded by the exons ATGATGCCGCCTAATCGGCAGGCGCTACACCCCGGTCACCATGAAGCTAATGGTTCAATGACCCGAGCTGGGCGGCGGTGTTCATCGATGTACCG GCGAGAGCGCTGGAAGCTACTCTCCAGCCTGAAGACCACGGTGGAGGGTCTGCTGTCCACCAACAACCCCAATGTGTGGTCCCGCTACGGTGGCCTGCAGCGGCTCCACAAGGACTTCAACAACATTCTGAGCCATGGCCTGAAGCAGGAGCAG GTTTACAGTAAACAGAAGGATTTCTGGCGGTTTGTGTGGTGCATCCGTCAGGTCAGcccccacctggctgttcaCGTCGAGCAG TTCAGCCACCTGGAGCcggtgctgggcagtggggctaTGGGCGTGGGGGAGGCGCACAAGGCAGAGCGCTGGCTGCTGCACAGCCTGCAGGTCCACTGTCTGTCCGGCCAGCTGCGGCCGCTGCTGAAATGCACCGCCAACACGCGCAAGTTCTACAATG ATGAGGCCTTCCTATTGAGCGAGCCTCATGTGGGAGCCATGTTCCAGTGTCTGGAGGCCGTGGAGCAGAATGACCCCCGGCTGCTGGCCCTTGTGGACACGGGCATG TTGTCGTCCCTAAGGGAGCCGCTGCCCGGCCTGCCAAAGAGCCACAGCCTCTGCATGTTGCCTTTGGCCGGTGGGGGGGGCCTGGGGGGGCTACCGCCACGGTGCCTCACTGTCTCCCAGTCGTCCCTGCAGGACGGCCACACAG GGTCCCTCCTGTCAGATGGTTCCTCTGGGGCACCCTGGGCTTGCAGATCTGGCCAGCAAGGACCGCCTGACTCGACCAGCTCCCCGCCAGAGCCCCAGATCTCTGTGACGGAGGCTAGCCCAACTCAGCCCGGAGACGTTGGGGACTCTGCGGACGGCGATCTGGACGACGGGCCCGAGTACCTGGCAATAGGGAACCTCGGCCGGCGGAGGTGGCGGCGCGACTCTGCAGGCTCCGCCTCGGGCGTGACGGGGGAGGGGCCTGCGATTCGGTCTACCTCGACCACCCTGGCCCCACCACCGGTCCGCTGTTCCTCCTTCACGGAGGGCCTGGGGACGTCCGTCCGCAGCAGCCGGGGACACAGTCGGTCCCTTTCCGACACCGGGGTGGCCCTGAAGCACGGTCAAG AGTCGTCGTCGTCGTCCTCAAATGGCCGTGCGGCGAAAGACCACGGCTCCTTCTCGGCCTCGAGCGGCGAGACCGGCACCCTCGGCTCGCTCTACATGGAGTCGG AGGGCTCCCAGCACAGCGGCACTTCGGAGAGTATGTTCCGGCGGCCCTCCAAGGGTCAGAGCCTCATCAGCTACCTCTCAGAGCAGGACTTCGGCAGCTGTGCCGATCTTGAAAAG gagaatGCCCATTTCAGCATATCGGAGTCACTGATCGCCGCCATCGAGTTGATGAAATGTAACCTGCGGCGCCGGCCACGGGCGggggaggaggatgaggaggaggaggagggcgaCAGTGACTGCGAGATTCAGCAGCTGAAGCAGAAGATCCGTCTGCGCAGGCAGCAGATCCGCAGCAAGCGTGATGTGCGGTCGCAGAGAG CCTTCACCTCCACGGGCAGTGCCTCGGGTCGCAGCTCCCAGAATTCCGTGCACCTCTCTGACTCCGCCTCCAGCGAGGACATCGAGGAGTGCGAGCTGAAAG ATGACAGCGAGGGCGGATCCCTGCTGGTGGTGTCCCGGAACGGGCTTTCTCTATCACTCGCCTCTCTATTCTCAG ACGCCGACATCAGGCGGGGTGCGGCCTGCACCACCAGCAGCGGCAGATCGTTCCTCAGCTCTGAGTCCAT tTCGCCCTCCCTCTTGCAGTCCAACTCGGCCGAGTCGGTGGCCATGGGTTTGCTGCGTCAGTTCGAGGGGATGCAGCTACCAGCCGCCTCCGAATTCGAATGGCTGGTTCCGGAGCATGATGCCCCTCAGAAG CTACTGCCCCTCCCCAAATCCCTGCCCATCTCTCCCGACGACGGGGAACACGCTGACATCTACAAGCTGCGGATCCGGGTGCGAGGGAACCTGGAGTGGGCTCCTCCTCGGCCTCAAATCATCTTCAACATCCACGCTGCGCCTAA GAGGAAGGTggttgtggccaagcagaactACCGGTGCGCCGGCTGTGGGATCCGCATTGACCCAG ATTTCATTAAGAGGCTGCGCTACTGCGAGTACCTGGGCCGCTACTTCTGCCAGTGTTGCCACGACAACGCCCAAGCCGTGGTGCCCGGCCGGGTGCTGAAGAAGTGGGACTTCAGCAAATACCCCGTCAGCAACTTCGCCAGGGACCTGCTGGGCAAGATCGCCAGCGACCCGCTCTTCAACCCCAACGACGTCAATGGCGGCCTCTACAAGAAGGTCAAGGCACTGGAAAGCGTGCGG CTCCTGAGGCTGCAGCTGTCCCACATGAAGGTTCTTCTGAAGACATGCCGCTTCGCCACAAA GCTACTGGATCAGTTTGACGCCATCCCCTGCCACCTGACCGAGGACCTGCACCTCTTCTCTCTCAACGACCTCAAGGCCGTCCGCAAAGGCGAGCTGGGCCCACGGCTGCAGGAGCTGCTCCGCCAGGGCACGGCGCACGTGGCGGACTGTGTG CTCTGCCAGGCTAAGGGCTTCGTCTGCGAGTTCTGTGGCAATGACCAGGACATCATCTTCCCCTTCGAGCTCAGCAAGTGCAGAGCATGTGAAG AGTGCCACGCCTGCTACCACCGGGGCTGCTTCCGGGCCGGCCTGGGGTGCCCCCGGTGCCGGCGATTCGCGGAGAGGAGGGAGAAGCTGGCCAGGCGGAACATGGAGGATCAGGAGGATGAGGGCGGGGGATAG
- the rubcn gene encoding run domain Beclin-1-interacting and cysteine-rich domain-containing protein isoform X3 — translation MGVGEAHKAERWLLHSLQVHCLSGQLRPLLKCTANTRKFYNDEAFLLSEPHVGAMFQCLEAVEQNDPRLLALVDTGMLSSLREPLPGLPKSHSLCMLPLAGGGGLGGLPPRCLTVSQSSLQDGHTGSLLSDGSSGAPWACRSGQQGPPDSTSSPPEPQISVTEASPTQPGDVGDSADGDLDDGPEYLAIGNLGRRRWRRDSAGSASGVTGEGPAIRSTSTTLAPPPVRCSSFTEGLGTSVRSSRGHSRSLSDTGVALKHGQGGRHRNITVIVEDPIAESSSSSSNGRAAKDHGSFSASSGETGTLGSLYMESEGSQHSGTSESMFRRPSKGQSLISYLSEQDFGSCADLEKENAHFSISESLIAAIELMKCNLRRRPRAGEEDEEEEEGDSDCEIQQLKQKIRLRRQQIRSKRDVRSQRAFTSTGSASGRSSQNSVHLSDSASSEDIEECELKDDSEGGSLLVVSRNGLSLSLASLFSDADIRRGAACTTSSGRSFLSSESISPSLLQSNSAESVAMGLLRQFEGMQLPAASEFEWLVPEHDAPQKLLPLPKSLPISPDDGEHADIYKLRIRVRGNLEWAPPRPQIIFNIHAAPKRKVVVAKQNYRCAGCGIRIDPDFIKRLRYCEYLGRYFCQCCHDNAQAVVPGRVLKKWDFSKYPVSNFARDLLGKIASDPLFNPNDVNGGLYKKVKALESVRLLRLQLSHMKVLLKTCRFATKLLDQFDAIPCHLTEDLHLFSLNDLKAVRKGELGPRLQELLRQGTAHVADCVLCQAKGFVCEFCGNDQDIIFPFELSKCRACEECHACYHRGCFRAGLGCPRCRRFAERREKLARRNMEDQEDEGGG, via the exons aTGGGCGTGGGGGAGGCGCACAAGGCAGAGCGCTGGCTGCTGCACAGCCTGCAGGTCCACTGTCTGTCCGGCCAGCTGCGGCCGCTGCTGAAATGCACCGCCAACACGCGCAAGTTCTACAATG ATGAGGCCTTCCTATTGAGCGAGCCTCATGTGGGAGCCATGTTCCAGTGTCTGGAGGCCGTGGAGCAGAATGACCCCCGGCTGCTGGCCCTTGTGGACACGGGCATG TTGTCGTCCCTAAGGGAGCCGCTGCCCGGCCTGCCAAAGAGCCACAGCCTCTGCATGTTGCCTTTGGCCGGTGGGGGGGGCCTGGGGGGGCTACCGCCACGGTGCCTCACTGTCTCCCAGTCGTCCCTGCAGGACGGCCACACAG GGTCCCTCCTGTCAGATGGTTCCTCTGGGGCACCCTGGGCTTGCAGATCTGGCCAGCAAGGACCGCCTGACTCGACCAGCTCCCCGCCAGAGCCCCAGATCTCTGTGACGGAGGCTAGCCCAACTCAGCCCGGAGACGTTGGGGACTCTGCGGACGGCGATCTGGACGACGGGCCCGAGTACCTGGCAATAGGGAACCTCGGCCGGCGGAGGTGGCGGCGCGACTCTGCAGGCTCCGCCTCGGGCGTGACGGGGGAGGGGCCTGCGATTCGGTCTACCTCGACCACCCTGGCCCCACCACCGGTCCGCTGTTCCTCCTTCACGGAGGGCCTGGGGACGTCCGTCCGCAGCAGCCGGGGACACAGTCGGTCCCTTTCCGACACCGGGGTGGCCCTGAAGCACGGTCAAG GAGGGAGACACAGGAACATCACCGTTATAGTAGAGGACCCTATAGCAG AGTCGTCGTCGTCGTCCTCAAATGGCCGTGCGGCGAAAGACCACGGCTCCTTCTCGGCCTCGAGCGGCGAGACCGGCACCCTCGGCTCGCTCTACATGGAGTCGG AGGGCTCCCAGCACAGCGGCACTTCGGAGAGTATGTTCCGGCGGCCCTCCAAGGGTCAGAGCCTCATCAGCTACCTCTCAGAGCAGGACTTCGGCAGCTGTGCCGATCTTGAAAAG gagaatGCCCATTTCAGCATATCGGAGTCACTGATCGCCGCCATCGAGTTGATGAAATGTAACCTGCGGCGCCGGCCACGGGCGggggaggaggatgaggaggaggaggagggcgaCAGTGACTGCGAGATTCAGCAGCTGAAGCAGAAGATCCGTCTGCGCAGGCAGCAGATCCGCAGCAAGCGTGATGTGCGGTCGCAGAGAG CCTTCACCTCCACGGGCAGTGCCTCGGGTCGCAGCTCCCAGAATTCCGTGCACCTCTCTGACTCCGCCTCCAGCGAGGACATCGAGGAGTGCGAGCTGAAAG ATGACAGCGAGGGCGGATCCCTGCTGGTGGTGTCCCGGAACGGGCTTTCTCTATCACTCGCCTCTCTATTCTCAG ACGCCGACATCAGGCGGGGTGCGGCCTGCACCACCAGCAGCGGCAGATCGTTCCTCAGCTCTGAGTCCAT tTCGCCCTCCCTCTTGCAGTCCAACTCGGCCGAGTCGGTGGCCATGGGTTTGCTGCGTCAGTTCGAGGGGATGCAGCTACCAGCCGCCTCCGAATTCGAATGGCTGGTTCCGGAGCATGATGCCCCTCAGAAG CTACTGCCCCTCCCCAAATCCCTGCCCATCTCTCCCGACGACGGGGAACACGCTGACATCTACAAGCTGCGGATCCGGGTGCGAGGGAACCTGGAGTGGGCTCCTCCTCGGCCTCAAATCATCTTCAACATCCACGCTGCGCCTAA GAGGAAGGTggttgtggccaagcagaactACCGGTGCGCCGGCTGTGGGATCCGCATTGACCCAG ATTTCATTAAGAGGCTGCGCTACTGCGAGTACCTGGGCCGCTACTTCTGCCAGTGTTGCCACGACAACGCCCAAGCCGTGGTGCCCGGCCGGGTGCTGAAGAAGTGGGACTTCAGCAAATACCCCGTCAGCAACTTCGCCAGGGACCTGCTGGGCAAGATCGCCAGCGACCCGCTCTTCAACCCCAACGACGTCAATGGCGGCCTCTACAAGAAGGTCAAGGCACTGGAAAGCGTGCGG CTCCTGAGGCTGCAGCTGTCCCACATGAAGGTTCTTCTGAAGACATGCCGCTTCGCCACAAA GCTACTGGATCAGTTTGACGCCATCCCCTGCCACCTGACCGAGGACCTGCACCTCTTCTCTCTCAACGACCTCAAGGCCGTCCGCAAAGGCGAGCTGGGCCCACGGCTGCAGGAGCTGCTCCGCCAGGGCACGGCGCACGTGGCGGACTGTGTG CTCTGCCAGGCTAAGGGCTTCGTCTGCGAGTTCTGTGGCAATGACCAGGACATCATCTTCCCCTTCGAGCTCAGCAAGTGCAGAGCATGTGAAG AGTGCCACGCCTGCTACCACCGGGGCTGCTTCCGGGCCGGCCTGGGGTGCCCCCGGTGCCGGCGATTCGCGGAGAGGAGGGAGAAGCTGGCCAGGCGGAACATGGAGGATCAGGAGGATGAGGGCGGGGGATAG
- the LOC125716802 gene encoding 5-hydroxytryptamine receptor 3A: MRPFPVPLPAVALLLFTVPTSLCRLKCKEGHSGPTHESLQDVFDKKSFRPAVNLSNPTISNISFTLYAILGVNEKTQILTTFLWLRLYWIHEFLVWDPGECEGVQKISLPVRELWSPDIIVYEFVDDDVSQQCPYVYVNHTGHIRYDRMLRLVSACNLEIFNFPFDIQNCSLTFGSYMHTIRDVRVSPALSFEEMSGNSKQYLEASGEWELVVIQGKPDILKFGIDEWDIITFWIVIKRQPVLYVVNLLIPSSFLMIIDILSFYLPPHSVDRASFKMTLILGYTVFLLIMNDLLPSTANGTPLIGIYFSVCLALMVISLLETVIITNILHSMKCRDVPRWVRVLVLGYIARLICYSKPDEPPPDTQNHEDAGSSYAHSKNGGTSREVAPLPLSVPELVQISADLHEMRTHLSSLQKEDALHEQWRHVGYVLDFLLFRIYMLIITLYALVIIVMWCVWYRQ, from the exons ATGAGACCCTTCCCTGTCCCCCTGCCAGCCGTAGCCCTTCTTCTCTTCACAG TGCCCACCTCCCTTTGCCGTCTGAAATGCAAGGAGGGACACAGTGGGCCCACACACGAGTCCCTCCAGGATGTGTTCGACAAGAAGTCCTTCCGACCTGCCGTCAATCTCAGCAACCCGACCATAAGCAACATCTCCTTTACCCTCTACGCCATCCTGGGTGTG AATGAAAAGACCCAGATTCTGACCACTTTTCTATGGCTTCGGCTG TACTGGATTCATGAGTTTTTGGTGTGGGACCCAGGCGAGTGTGAGGGTGTGCAGAAGATCTCACTTCCGGTCAGAGAGCTGTGGTCACCTGACATCATCGTCTACGAGTT TGTCGATGATGACGTCTCCCAACAGTGCCCATATGTCTACGTCAACCACACAGGCCACATTCGCTATGACAGGATGCTCAGGCTCGTCAGTGCCTGCAACTTGGAGATCTTCAACTTCCCCTTTGACATCCAGAACTGCTCGCTGACCTTCGGCTCCTACATGCATACCA TCCGGGATGTCCGAGTCAGTCCAGCCTTGTCATTCGAGGAGATGTCTGGGAACTCCAAGCAGTACCTGGAAGCCAGTGGCGAATGGGAGCTGGTAGTCATCCAAGGCAAGCCGGACATTCTGAAGTTTGGCATTGATGAGTGGGACATCATCAcattctgg ATCGTGATCAAGAGGCAGCCAGTGCTCTATGTGGTGAACCTGCTCATCCCCAGCTCCTTCCTCATGATCATCGACATCCTGTCCTTCTACCTGCCACCGCACAGCGTCGACCGTGCCTCCTTCAAGATGACCCTCATCCTGGGCTACACCGTCTTCCTGCTCATCATGAATGACCTGCTGCCCAGCACGGCGAATGGGACACCCCTCATCG GTATCTACTTCTCCGTGTGCTTGGCACTCATGGTGATCAGCCTGCTGGAGACTGTGATCATCACCAACATCCTGCACTCCATGAAATGCCGTGACGTGCCCCGCTGGGTGCGGGTGCTGGTGCTGGGCTATATCGCACGCCTCATCTGCTACTCCAAGCCCGACGAGCCACCCCCAGACACCCAGAACCacgaggatgctgggagtagcTATGCCCACAGCAAGAACGGCGGCACCAGCAGAG AAGTGGCCCCATTGCCCCTCAGCGTGCCCGAGCTGGTGCAGATCTCCGCAGACCTGCACGAGATGCGGACCCACCTGAGCAGCCTGCAGAAGGAGGACGCCCTGCACGAGCAGTGGCGTCACGTCGGCTACGTGCTGGACTTCCTGCTGTTCCGCATCTACATGCTCATCATCACTCTTTACGCTCTGGTCATCATCGTGATGTGGTGCGTCTGGTACCGCCAGTAG